A single window of Vibrio stylophorae DNA harbors:
- the torD gene encoding molecular chaperone TorD, translated as MTEESEVIQTLRQQMKIRANLYWWFANLLGGELTVEQLSELSSEYGQNVLATLAEQPCLAPHVQRLRDALTLLNSFPYPELELASDYADLFLADVRVGAPPYASLYYGEVSMLYQAPHQMMLELLQQHGLASEQFEQPADHLAIELDLMGNLALKAANTPALFEACVDQQGVLGEQLRWWVQAWCDACQRFEGNDFYPALSQLLVDFLNFESQWLGDVVDALRPR; from the coding sequence ATGACCGAAGAGAGTGAAGTAATTCAAACGCTGCGCCAACAGATGAAAATTCGCGCCAATCTATATTGGTGGTTTGCCAATCTGTTGGGAGGTGAGCTAACCGTGGAGCAGCTAAGTGAGCTCTCATCAGAATATGGTCAGAATGTATTGGCAACCTTGGCTGAGCAACCATGCTTAGCACCGCATGTGCAACGCTTACGCGATGCGCTTACCCTGCTCAATAGCTTTCCCTATCCAGAATTAGAGTTAGCATCGGATTATGCTGACCTTTTCCTCGCTGATGTGCGCGTGGGCGCGCCGCCTTATGCCTCGCTTTACTATGGTGAGGTGTCGATGTTGTATCAAGCGCCGCATCAAATGATGCTTGAGTTATTGCAGCAACATGGCTTGGCATCAGAGCAATTTGAACAGCCCGCTGATCACTTGGCCATTGAGCTGGACTTGATGGGCAACTTGGCATTGAAAGCTGCGAATACGCCTGCGCTATTTGAAGCCTGTGTGGATCAACAAGGGGTGCTTGGTGAGCAGTTGCGATGGTGGGTACAGGCTTGGTGTGATGCCTGTCAGCGATTCGAAGGCAATGATTTTTACCCAGCCTTGAGCCAGTTATTGGTCGATTTCTTGAATTTTGAAAGCCAATGGTTAGGGGATGTGGTTGACGCGTTGCGACCACGTTAA
- a CDS encoding glycoside hydrolase family 18 protein, with product MKKITLASLIAAAVLATGCNSKTETVAEAPQKKGPEHNYVVAGYFADWQYDNKQNPYTVKDIPAQDLTHVIYAFLSMCGPHTGASETVQGQIAAACENQAPFTAVVVDQESALEIDFGPVNVDVDYKGHFAQLKQMKADNPHIKILPSFGGWTMSEPFHAMAKDEAAINQFAKTAVALIAKYDFFDGIDLDWEYPGGGGLTTSPWNEATKLTDEQKAQEKKAFTLLVKALRQELDALSAQTGRQYELSTAVGVGFKAEGIDWASAAPYLTNMFAMTYDYLGGWGPQTGHLTNLHATERSWWGMGSDVFLNQMIALGIPKEKLVLGAAFYGRAWEGTPAFEGHPNGELTSKGGATFGTDPEEPAYLMYWDIKRNYNADTGFIYHYDEDAQAPYLYNPEKQAFISFDDVRSVQAKSSYVKSQGLAGVFSWELTGDPEAELVKAMNQTLLSQPAQAN from the coding sequence ATGAAAAAAATAACACTAGCCAGTCTGATTGCCGCTGCTGTCCTTGCGACAGGCTGCAACTCAAAGACTGAGACTGTGGCGGAAGCGCCGCAAAAGAAAGGTCCAGAACACAACTATGTGGTCGCAGGTTACTTTGCTGATTGGCAATACGACAATAAGCAAAACCCCTACACAGTCAAAGATATTCCCGCGCAAGATCTCACCCATGTGATTTACGCCTTTTTGAGTATGTGCGGCCCTCATACAGGTGCTTCAGAGACGGTACAAGGACAAATTGCAGCTGCCTGTGAAAACCAAGCGCCCTTTACTGCGGTGGTGGTGGATCAAGAATCAGCCTTAGAAATTGATTTTGGACCGGTCAATGTGGATGTGGATTACAAAGGCCATTTTGCTCAGCTTAAGCAGATGAAAGCAGACAATCCACATATCAAAATTTTGCCATCCTTTGGCGGCTGGACTATGTCTGAGCCCTTCCATGCCATGGCAAAAGATGAAGCTGCAATCAATCAATTTGCTAAAACGGCAGTAGCTTTGATTGCCAAATATGACTTTTTTGATGGCATCGACTTGGATTGGGAGTATCCAGGTGGCGGCGGTTTAACCACCTCACCATGGAATGAAGCCACCAAACTGACTGATGAGCAAAAAGCGCAAGAGAAAAAAGCATTTACGCTTTTGGTGAAAGCCTTGCGCCAAGAGTTGGATGCGTTAAGCGCGCAAACAGGCCGTCAGTACGAGTTGTCTACCGCGGTTGGCGTTGGCTTTAAAGCGGAAGGGATTGATTGGGCTTCTGCTGCGCCCTATCTCACCAACATGTTTGCCATGACCTATGACTATTTGGGCGGCTGGGGACCTCAAACGGGTCACTTGACTAACTTGCATGCTACGGAGCGTAGTTGGTGGGGGATGGGCTCTGATGTTTTCCTCAACCAAATGATTGCGCTGGGCATTCCAAAAGAGAAACTGGTGTTAGGCGCCGCCTTCTATGGCCGTGCTTGGGAAGGTACACCAGCCTTTGAAGGGCATCCAAATGGTGAGCTTACCTCAAAAGGTGGCGCAACCTTTGGTACCGATCCCGAAGAGCCTGCTTATCTGATGTATTGGGATATCAAGCGCAATTATAACGCCGATACAGGCTTCATTTATCACTACGATGAAGACGCGCAAGCCCCTTACCTCTATAACCCAGAGAAACAAGCCTTTATCAGCTTTGATGATGTTCGTTCTGTGCAGGCAAAATCAAGCTATGTGAAATCACAAGGCTTGGCTGGGGTATTTAGCTGGGAGTTGACGGGCGATCCTGAGGCTGAGCTGGTTAAAGCGATGAATCAAACGCTGCTCAGCCAACCCGCGCAAGCTAATTAA
- a CDS encoding class I SAM-dependent methyltransferase — translation MAVTLTGTPDQLEQLQQLALRWHIAIDEQSDFVLSYDDQQRLSLQLKSEPKQGAVMVDFTAGAVAHRRKFGGGKGQAIAKAIGLKSGETPRVLDATAGLGRDAFVLASLGCCVELVERHPVVAALLEDGLQRAYQDPEIGPWMQQRMTLHHDSSHQALLARAQDPELPAIDVVYLDPMFPHKKKSALVKKEMRVFQTLVGSDLDADDLLTPALALATKRVVVKRPDYAPDLNHIAPTLRMETKKNRFDVYVKAALSA, via the coding sequence ATGGCTGTCACGCTTACGGGCACCCCAGACCAATTAGAACAACTTCAACAACTTGCTCTGCGCTGGCACATCGCCATCGATGAACAAAGTGATTTTGTTTTAAGCTATGACGATCAGCAGCGCCTCAGCTTGCAACTCAAAAGTGAGCCAAAACAGGGCGCCGTGATGGTAGATTTTACTGCGGGCGCAGTGGCCCATCGCCGCAAATTTGGTGGTGGTAAGGGACAAGCCATTGCCAAAGCCATCGGCTTAAAGTCAGGTGAAACACCACGCGTACTCGATGCTACCGCAGGTCTTGGCCGCGATGCCTTTGTGCTGGCAAGCTTGGGTTGTTGTGTCGAATTAGTTGAGCGCCACCCCGTGGTCGCAGCGCTGCTCGAAGATGGTCTACAACGCGCCTACCAAGATCCAGAAATTGGACCTTGGATGCAGCAACGCATGACCCTGCATCACGATAGCAGCCATCAAGCACTACTTGCACGAGCGCAAGACCCTGAGCTTCCAGCTATTGATGTGGTCTATCTTGACCCAATGTTTCCACATAAGAAAAAATCCGCGCTCGTTAAAAAAGAGATGCGAGTGTTTCAAACCTTAGTGGGCAGCGATTTAGATGCTGACGATCTACTGACCCCTGCGCTGGCCTTAGCGACCAAGCGCGTGGTGGTCAAACGCCCAGATTACGCGCCCGATTTAAATCACATCGCACCCACACTGCGCATGGAAACCAAAAAAAACCGCTTTGACGTTTATGTCAAAGCGGCCTTGTCTGCTTAA
- a CDS encoding bifunctional diguanylate cyclase/phosphodiesterase — protein MLQRYQSEIIVALILVALFSIVIAVLVTMVTRLKTSQQKLKHNKALFNGIFEQSFQFILILDKEGRIESYNTASQHFFQVNGKPLFWDLTLWPANAQRQILAQFHFAQDQNSGYCEILAYHPHRGECVIELGIRQLPPVENEPPFYMVEARDVSTRRHMESRIRQSEANYRMLYDQQPVMLMTLDRNSLIVSINQYAASRLGYQPHELVGKDITDFYLNDHQTIEQFFQRTAKNGVSDKRQVRFQSAHGTSVWVSENARFDENNQQYLLVGEDITAHKNLTEQLIRHAHHDPLTGLFNRNHFEQQLSLTLDNARRNQQLFALLYIDLDQFKMINELAGHNAGDQALKQAASVMSQQAPPNALLARLSGDEFAIILRQCTAQDAINLGNKIIAALSENPFYWHDNPFKVGCSIGIRMIDERCVSAQQVHAHADTACHIAKREGRNRIHIYHGEDEELKRHEKELEVISQIRHALLNECFELYAQPICAINDPQAKTRYEILLRMFDANGQMISPGLFIPIAERYSMAHEIDRFVIQSTIDLLEQYPQWVAQMGGISLNLSGQSLSHRDLIDELIESINNSSVANQLFSLEITETAAIDNLDNAIHLFTELHNLGCRIALDDFGSGLSSFGYLKQLPVDIIKIDGMFVRDIAESQADFAMVKAIHQLARELGKMTIAEFVENQAGLEKLAEIGVDYAQGYHLGRPEPLRQLIERSEKAHAH, from the coding sequence ATGCTGCAACGCTACCAAAGTGAAATCATTGTTGCCCTTATTCTAGTGGCTCTTTTTAGTATTGTAATTGCCGTTCTAGTGACCATGGTCACTCGGCTCAAAACCAGCCAACAAAAACTCAAACACAATAAAGCCTTATTTAACGGCATCTTTGAGCAGAGTTTTCAGTTTATTTTAATCTTGGACAAAGAGGGGCGGATTGAGTCCTACAACACCGCCAGTCAGCACTTTTTCCAAGTCAACGGTAAGCCACTATTTTGGGATCTCACCCTGTGGCCGGCCAACGCACAACGACAAATTTTGGCGCAATTCCACTTTGCCCAAGACCAAAACAGCGGTTATTGCGAAATTCTCGCCTATCACCCACACCGTGGAGAGTGCGTCATTGAGCTTGGGATTCGCCAGCTACCACCAGTGGAAAACGAGCCACCTTTCTATATGGTTGAAGCGCGCGATGTCAGCACCCGTCGCCATATGGAGTCGCGCATTCGTCAAAGCGAAGCCAACTACCGCATGCTCTACGATCAACAGCCCGTCATGCTGATGACCTTAGATCGCAACAGCCTTATTGTTTCGATCAACCAATATGCCGCATCACGCTTAGGCTACCAACCCCATGAGTTGGTCGGCAAAGATATCACCGATTTTTACCTCAATGACCATCAAACCATTGAGCAATTTTTTCAGCGCACCGCCAAAAATGGCGTCAGCGACAAACGCCAAGTGCGTTTCCAAAGCGCGCACGGCACCTCAGTTTGGGTTAGTGAAAATGCGCGATTTGATGAAAATAACCAGCAATATTTGTTGGTCGGTGAGGATATCACCGCGCATAAAAATCTCACCGAGCAGCTGATTCGTCATGCCCATCATGACCCGCTGACCGGCTTATTTAATCGCAACCACTTTGAACAACAGCTGAGCCTGACCTTAGATAATGCGCGGCGCAACCAGCAGTTATTTGCCTTGCTCTATATCGACCTTGATCAATTTAAGATGATTAACGAGCTAGCCGGCCACAATGCAGGCGATCAGGCCCTCAAACAAGCGGCCAGTGTGATGTCACAACAAGCACCACCCAATGCACTGCTCGCGCGACTCAGTGGCGATGAGTTTGCAATTATTTTGCGTCAATGCACGGCGCAAGATGCGATCAATTTAGGCAACAAAATTATTGCGGCGCTCAGTGAAAACCCATTCTACTGGCACGATAATCCATTCAAAGTTGGCTGCTCCATCGGCATTCGAATGATCGATGAGCGCTGCGTTTCGGCTCAGCAAGTTCACGCACACGCCGACACCGCCTGTCATATCGCCAAGCGCGAGGGGCGCAACCGCATTCACATCTATCACGGTGAAGATGAAGAGCTCAAACGTCATGAAAAAGAGCTTGAGGTGATTTCGCAAATTCGCCACGCCTTACTCAATGAATGCTTTGAGCTTTACGCACAACCAATTTGCGCAATCAATGATCCACAAGCCAAGACGCGCTATGAAATTTTGCTGCGCATGTTTGATGCCAATGGCCAGATGATCTCGCCCGGACTATTTATTCCCATCGCTGAGCGCTACAGCATGGCTCATGAGATCGACCGTTTTGTGATTCAAAGTACCATCGATCTGCTTGAGCAATACCCGCAGTGGGTGGCGCAAATGGGTGGTATTTCACTCAACCTCTCAGGCCAATCTTTGAGTCACCGCGATTTGATTGATGAGCTCATTGAATCCATCAATAACAGCAGCGTTGCCAACCAACTGTTTAGTTTGGAGATCACTGAAACCGCAGCCATCGATAACCTCGACAACGCCATTCACCTCTTTACTGAGCTGCACAATTTAGGCTGTCGCATTGCGCTAGATGACTTTGGCTCAGGCTTGTCTTCCTTTGGTTACCTTAAGCAGCTACCCGTGGATATCATCAAGATTGATGGCATGTTTGTACGCGATATCGCCGAAAGCCAAGCGGACTTTGCGATGGTCAAAGCGATCCACCAGCTGGCACGTGAGCTCGGTAAGATGACCATTGCAGAATTTGTGGAAAACCAAGCAGGCCTAGAGAAACTGGCCGAAATTGGCGTCGATTATGCCCAAGGCTATCACCTTGGACGTCCCGAGCCACTGCGCCAACTGATTGAGCGAAGCGAGAAAGCGCACGCACACTAG
- the asnC gene encoding transcriptional regulator AsnC translates to MKQQAKIDDLDRAILAALMDDAKTPYAELGKRFNVSPATVHVRVEKMRTSGLIAGTEVVVNSKMLGYDVCCFIGINLNAARDYQSALDKLNALDEVVEAYYTTGAYNIFVKLMCRNIDELQHVLINKLQAIDEVQSTETLISLQNPIKRNVIP, encoded by the coding sequence ATGAAACAACAAGCAAAAATCGATGATTTAGATCGCGCCATTTTGGCGGCATTAATGGATGACGCAAAGACGCCTTATGCTGAATTAGGTAAGCGTTTTAATGTCAGTCCGGCCACGGTTCATGTGCGCGTAGAAAAAATGCGTACCAGTGGTTTGATCGCAGGTACCGAAGTGGTGGTCAACAGTAAGATGTTGGGCTACGACGTTTGCTGTTTTATCGGCATTAACCTCAATGCTGCGCGTGATTATCAGTCTGCTCTGGATAAGCTCAACGCACTTGATGAAGTGGTAGAAGCCTATTACACCACCGGTGCTTACAATATTTTCGTGAAATTGATGTGCCGAAATATTGATGAGTTGCAGCATGTGCTGATCAATAAGCTGCAAGCGATTGACGAAGTGCAATCCACAGAGACACTGATTTCACTGCAAAATCCAATCAAACGTAATGTGATCCCCTAA
- the gppA gene encoding guanosine-5'-triphosphate,3'-diphosphate diphosphatase codes for MASSSLYAAIDLGSNSFHMWLVRHVAGRVQTVAKIKRKVRLASGLDQNNVLSEAAIERGLACLALFAERLQDIPTEHIRVVGTATLRVAVNAADFLVRAKQVLGHDIQVIDGEQEAATIYQGVAYTTSGHGKRLVVDIGGASTELIIGEQTQAKLLNSLKMGCVTWLERYFSDRCLNASNFDTAIAAAKTMLAPVEADYLNLGWDLCVGASGTVQALQEIMMAQGMDEQITLDKLYRLKQLAIENGRLEELDIDGLTLERALVFPSGLAILIAIFERFAIHSMTLAGGALREGLIYGMLPDAKPQNEDNCERTIHQLMTHYCLDNAHANHVAGVASQLLHALSEADQQAIAPLLTSAARVHEIGMTINFKGANQHGAYIIRHSDMPGFSRSQQDFLAQLLARCHEPLQPLDCQHALPPQQAIFCLRLLRLSVILGQRRTYPQSVPAQLCCEQGNWQLTIAQTWLNQHPLIAFELQQEAVRHSDMGWPLSICTSAD; via the coding sequence ATGGCGTCATCGTCTCTCTATGCAGCCATCGATTTAGGCTCAAATAGCTTTCATATGTGGCTAGTACGCCACGTTGCAGGTCGGGTACAAACCGTGGCAAAAATTAAACGCAAAGTGCGTTTAGCCAGCGGTTTAGACCAAAATAATGTGCTTAGTGAAGCCGCCATCGAACGCGGATTGGCGTGCTTAGCTCTGTTCGCTGAGCGCTTACAAGACATCCCCACCGAGCATATTCGTGTGGTGGGCACCGCAACGTTGCGGGTCGCAGTCAATGCGGCCGACTTCCTTGTGCGGGCCAAGCAGGTGCTTGGCCACGACATTCAAGTGATCGATGGTGAACAAGAAGCAGCCACCATCTATCAAGGCGTTGCCTATACCACCAGTGGTCATGGGAAACGCCTCGTGGTGGATATCGGCGGTGCCAGCACTGAACTGATCATTGGTGAACAAACCCAAGCCAAACTACTCAATAGCCTAAAAATGGGCTGCGTGACTTGGCTTGAGCGCTACTTTAGCGATCGCTGCCTCAACGCCAGCAATTTTGATACCGCCATTGCCGCCGCCAAAACCATGCTCGCCCCTGTAGAAGCCGATTATCTCAATTTAGGTTGGGATCTCTGCGTCGGTGCCAGTGGTACGGTACAAGCGCTGCAAGAGATTATGATGGCGCAGGGGATGGATGAGCAGATCACCCTCGATAAGCTTTATCGCCTCAAACAACTGGCGATTGAAAACGGCCGCTTAGAAGAGTTGGATATTGATGGCTTGACGCTAGAGCGCGCACTGGTCTTTCCAAGTGGATTAGCCATTTTAATCGCGATTTTTGAGCGCTTTGCCATTCACAGCATGACCCTAGCGGGTGGCGCGCTGCGTGAAGGTTTAATCTACGGCATGTTGCCCGATGCCAAACCGCAAAACGAAGACAACTGTGAGCGCACCATTCATCAGCTGATGACCCACTATTGTCTTGATAACGCTCATGCCAACCATGTCGCTGGCGTTGCTAGTCAGCTACTACATGCATTGTCTGAAGCTGATCAGCAAGCCATTGCACCGCTGTTAACGAGCGCCGCACGCGTACATGAAATTGGCATGACCATTAATTTCAAAGGGGCGAATCAGCACGGCGCTTACATTATTCGCCACAGCGATATGCCCGGCTTTAGCCGCTCACAGCAAGACTTTCTAGCACAGCTTTTAGCACGCTGTCATGAGCCGTTGCAGCCGCTCGATTGCCAGCATGCGCTACCGCCACAACAAGCGATTTTTTGTTTACGCCTACTGCGTCTGTCAGTAATTTTGGGGCAGCGTCGCACCTATCCGCAAAGCGTGCCTGCACAGTTATGCTGTGAGCAAGGCAACTGGCAGCTGACCATCGCCCAAACTTGGCTCAATCAGCATCCGCTCATCGCCTTTGAATTACAGCAAGAAGCGGTGCGTCACAGTGATATGGGCTGGCCGCTCAGTATTTGCACCAGCGCCGATTAA
- the rhlB gene encoding ATP-dependent RNA helicase RhlB yields MKNTHMTEQKFADLGLEPSVLKGLEQKGFNFCTPIQALALPVVLSGRDIAGQAQTGTGKTLAFLTATFNHLLTHPAAETRKQNQPRAIILAPTRELAIQIHKDAAPLIESTGLTAGLAYGGEGYDKQQATLENGVDVLIGTCGRVIDFAKKRTISLGAIQVVVLDEADRMFDLGFIKDIYYLFRQMPKTAERLNLMFSATLSHRVRELAFEHMNDAEYVEVEPTQKTGHRITEELFYPSNEDKMPLLQTLIEEEWPERAIIFANTKSACEQIWCHLAADELRVGLLTGDVPQKKRVRILEEFTQGELDILVATDVAARGLHIPSVTHVFNYDLPDDCEDYVHRIGRTGRAGASGYSISFACERFAINLPAIETYIEHSIPVSEYDRSALLTDLPKALHLPRRPQTGGNNRRSGGNNNRGGNNNRNHRGRRSN; encoded by the coding sequence ATGAAAAATACACATATGACAGAGCAAAAATTCGCCGACCTAGGCTTGGAGCCTAGCGTTTTAAAGGGTTTGGAACAAAAAGGGTTTAACTTTTGTACTCCCATTCAAGCTTTGGCGTTGCCGGTGGTGCTCTCCGGCCGAGATATCGCAGGTCAAGCGCAAACAGGTACCGGGAAAACCCTGGCCTTTTTGACTGCCACTTTTAACCACCTGTTGACTCACCCAGCGGCAGAGACACGCAAACAAAATCAACCGCGTGCGATTATTTTAGCCCCAACTCGTGAATTAGCGATTCAAATTCACAAAGATGCGGCACCGCTCATTGAATCAACGGGTCTCACTGCAGGTCTTGCCTACGGTGGTGAGGGCTATGATAAGCAACAAGCGACGCTAGAAAATGGTGTTGATGTGCTGATCGGCACCTGTGGACGTGTGATCGATTTTGCTAAGAAGCGCACCATTAGCCTAGGCGCGATTCAAGTGGTGGTGCTTGATGAAGCCGATCGCATGTTCGACCTTGGTTTTATTAAAGATATTTACTACTTGTTCCGCCAAATGCCAAAAACTGCAGAGCGCTTGAACCTGATGTTCTCCGCGACTTTGTCACATCGCGTACGCGAGTTGGCCTTTGAGCATATGAACGATGCTGAATATGTGGAAGTCGAACCGACCCAAAAAACCGGTCATCGCATCACTGAAGAGCTGTTCTACCCGTCCAACGAAGACAAAATGCCACTGCTGCAAACTTTGATTGAAGAAGAGTGGCCAGAGCGTGCGATTATTTTTGCCAATACCAAGTCTGCCTGTGAGCAAATTTGGTGTCACCTTGCAGCTGACGAACTGCGTGTTGGTCTACTCACAGGTGATGTTCCGCAGAAAAAACGCGTGCGTATTTTGGAAGAATTTACCCAAGGCGAGCTCGACATTTTGGTGGCAACCGATGTTGCCGCGCGTGGTTTGCACATTCCTTCCGTGACCCATGTATTTAACTACGATCTGCCGGATGATTGTGAGGACTATGTACACCGTATCGGTCGTACTGGTCGTGCAGGTGCCAGCGGTTACTCCATCAGCTTTGCTTGTGAACGCTTTGCGATTAACTTGCCAGCGATTGAAACCTATATCGAACACTCCATTCCAGTGTCTGAATATGATCGCAGCGCGCTGCTCACCGATTTGCCAAAAGCATTGCATTTACCACGTCGCCCACAAACTGGTGGCAACAATCGCCGTAGCGGTGGTAATAACAATCGTGGTGGCAACAACAACCGTAATCATCGCGGTCGTCGCAGCAACTAA
- the trxA gene encoding thioredoxin TrxA, whose protein sequence is MSDKIVQLSDDSFEADVLKAEAPVLVDFWAEWCGPCKMIAPILDEIADEYDGKLKVCKLNIDNNAATPPKFGIRGIPTLLLFKDGAVAATKVGALSKTQLKEFLDANL, encoded by the coding sequence ATGAGCGATAAGATTGTTCAGCTTAGTGATGACAGCTTTGAAGCAGATGTACTAAAAGCTGAGGCCCCAGTTCTGGTTGACTTTTGGGCAGAATGGTGTGGTCCTTGTAAAATGATCGCCCCAATTCTTGACGAGATTGCTGACGAGTACGACGGCAAACTTAAAGTATGCAAACTCAATATCGACAACAATGCGGCAACCCCGCCGAAGTTCGGTATTCGTGGTATCCCTACCCTGTTGCTATTTAAAGACGGCGCAGTCGCTGCAACCAAGGTAGGCGCTCTTTCTAAAACTCAACTGAAAGAGTTCCTAGACGCCAATCTATAA
- the rho gene encoding transcription termination factor Rho translates to MNLTELKKLQVSDLVTLGEEMGLENLARMRKQDMIFAILKQHAKSGEDIFGDGVLEILQDGFGFLRSADSSYLAGPDDIYVSPSQIRRFNLRTGDSISGKIRPPKDGERYFALLKVNQVNFDRPENARNKILFENLTPLHANERMVMERGNGSTEDITARVLDLASPIGKGQRGLIVAPPKAGKTMLLQNIAQSITYNHPECELMVLLIDERPEEVTEMQRLVKGEVVASTFDEPASRHVQVAEMVIEKAKRLVEHKKDVVILLDSITRLARAYNTVVPSSGKVLTGGVDANALHRPKRFFGAARNVEEGGSLTIIATALVDTGSKMDEVIYEEFKGTGNMELHLSRKIAEKRVFPAIDFNRSGTRREELLTKPDELQKMWILRKIVHPMGETESMEFLIDKLAMTKTNDEFFDAMRRS, encoded by the coding sequence ATGAACTTAACTGAATTGAAGAAACTGCAAGTCTCCGACCTGGTTACGCTAGGCGAAGAGATGGGGCTAGAAAACCTCGCTCGAATGAGAAAGCAAGATATGATCTTCGCCATTCTGAAGCAGCACGCGAAGAGCGGTGAAGACATTTTCGGTGACGGTGTTCTCGAAATTCTTCAAGATGGTTTTGGTTTCCTCCGCAGCGCTGACAGTTCTTACCTCGCTGGTCCTGACGACATCTACGTCTCTCCTAGTCAAATTCGCCGTTTCAACCTTCGCACTGGTGACAGTATTTCAGGCAAGATTCGCCCACCGAAAGATGGCGAGCGCTATTTTGCGTTGTTGAAAGTAAACCAAGTGAACTTTGACCGACCAGAGAACGCGCGCAATAAGATTCTGTTTGAGAACTTGACGCCACTGCACGCCAACGAGCGTATGGTGATGGAGCGTGGTAATGGTTCAACTGAGGATATCACTGCACGTGTGTTGGATTTGGCTTCGCCAATCGGTAAGGGTCAACGTGGTCTGATTGTGGCACCGCCAAAAGCGGGTAAAACCATGTTGCTACAAAACATCGCACAGAGCATTACCTACAACCACCCTGAGTGTGAGTTGATGGTTCTGCTGATTGATGAGCGTCCTGAGGAAGTGACTGAGATGCAACGCCTAGTCAAAGGTGAAGTGGTTGCATCAACCTTTGATGAGCCAGCAAGCCGTCACGTACAGGTTGCTGAAATGGTGATTGAGAAGGCCAAGCGTCTGGTTGAACACAAAAAAGACGTGGTGATTCTACTCGACTCCATTACCCGTTTGGCACGTGCTTACAACACAGTGGTACCAAGCTCAGGCAAGGTATTGACTGGTGGTGTGGATGCCAATGCCCTACATCGTCCAAAACGTTTCTTTGGTGCGGCGCGTAATGTTGAGGAAGGTGGTAGCTTGACCATCATCGCAACCGCATTGGTGGATACGGGTTCGAAGATGGATGAAGTGATCTACGAAGAGTTCAAGGGTACCGGTAACATGGAACTGCACTTGTCTCGTAAGATTGCTGAAAAACGCGTATTCCCAGCGATTGATTTCAACCGCTCAGGCACCCGTCGTGAAGAGCTGTTGACCAAGCCTGATGAACTTCAGAAGATGTGGATTCTTCGTAAGATTGTTCATCCAATGGGCGAAACTGAAAGCATGGAATTCCTCATCGATAAATTGGCCATGACCAAAACCAATGATGAATTCTTTGACGCAATGCGCCGCTCTTAA